A genomic region of Nymphaea colorata isolate Beijing-Zhang1983 chromosome 2, ASM883128v2, whole genome shotgun sequence contains the following coding sequences:
- the LOC116248967 gene encoding homeobox-leucine zipper protein ATHB-13, producing the protein MAFFPSNFMLQGPPPPAPPQPPQQPSSHEDHDHHPPTNLSQLMPTCTPQDFHGVASFLGKRSMSFSGLELCEEMNGEDDLSDDCSQTGEKKKRLNMEQVKTLERNFELGNKLEPERKMQLARALGLQPRQIAIWFQNRRARWKTKQLEKDYDLLKKQYEAVKADNDLLQAQNKKLQSEIMVLKKNRDAEPINLNKETEGSCSIKSENSSDLNLDISKAAVDSPITSHALRPVYPPMRPGNVVQFLQGPSRSELPNQKFMAGAGAAAADENAVQEEPFCNMFCTMDDHSGFWPWTDHFPRSFH; encoded by the exons ATGGCATTCTTTCCTTCCAATTTCATGCTTCAAGGGCCTCCGCCGCCGGCGCCGCCTCAGCCGCCACAGCAGCCGTCCTCCCACGAAGATCACGACCACCATCCTCCCACCAATCTCTCCCAGCTCATGCCCACATGCACTCCCCAAGATTTCCATG GTGTGGCGTCGTTCCTGGGGAAGAGATCCATGTCCTTTTCAGGGCTGGAGTTGTGTGAGGAGATGAACGGAGAAGACGATCTGTCAGACGATTGCTCCCAAAcgggggagaagaagaagcggCTCAACATGGAGCAGGTGAAGACTCTGGAGAGGAACTTCGAGTTGGGAAATAAGCTTGAGCCGGAGAGGAAAATGCAGCTGGCCAGGGCTTTAGGCTTGCAGCCGAGGCAGATCGCCATATGGTTCCAGAACAGGAGGGCTAGGTGGAAGACGAAGCAGCTGGAGAAGGACTATGATCTCCTCAAGAAGCAGTATGAAGCAGTCAAGGCCGATAATGATCTCCTCCAAGCCCAAAACAAGAAGCTCCAATCTGAG ATCATGGTGCTGAAGAAGAACAGAGACGCAGAGCCCATCAATCTGAATAAGGAGACAGAAGGGTCGTGCAGCATCAAGAGCGAGAACAGCTCCGACCTCAACTTGGACATATCCAAGGCAGCAGTGGACAGCCCAATAACTTCACACGCCTTGAGACCCGTTTACCCTCCAATGAGGCCGGGAAACGTCGTGCAGTTCCTTCAGGGACCCTCAAGATCGGAGCTTCCAAACCAGAAATTCATGGCCGGAGCCGGCGCCGCTGCCGCCGACGAAAATGCAGTCCAGGAGGAACCCTTCTGCAACATGTTCTGCACAATGGATGATCACTCTGGCTTCTGGCCGTGGACTGATCACTTCCCACGCAGCTTTCACTGA